One Elusimicrobiota bacterium genomic region harbors:
- a CDS encoding deoxyhypusine synthase family protein, giving the protein MIDIKKVKRYSLGKRASKVSISSFSNPDKKDLLGLIPDILAGKNLKRLVEQIIIARKNKKPVIFMFGAHIIKCGLSGLIVELMKKNIITAIATNGASVIHDFELAYCGKTSEDVAEQLKNGRFGMAYETGKYINEAVETGAEKNIGLGEIIGKMINGKKLKHSKESIFANAYNLKVPATVHVAIGTDIIYQHPECSGASWGKTSHGDFIKLTEVISKLDGGVVLNFGSAVILPEVFLKALNLSRNLGCKVKNFTAANFDMNYQYRAAENIVSRPTGGTGFYFIGHHEIMLPLLYYFLVRK; this is encoded by the coding sequence ATGATAGACATTAAAAAAGTTAAAAGATACTCTTTGGGTAAAAGAGCAAGTAAAGTCAGCATAAGTTCGTTTTCCAATCCAGACAAAAAAGATTTATTAGGATTAATTCCGGATATTTTAGCCGGAAAGAATTTAAAAAGACTTGTTGAACAAATTATTATTGCAAGGAAAAATAAAAAACCTGTAATTTTTATGTTTGGAGCACATATAATAAAATGCGGGCTTTCCGGTCTGATAGTTGAGTTAATGAAAAAAAACATTATCACAGCAATTGCCACAAACGGGGCTTCAGTTATCCACGATTTTGAGCTTGCATATTGCGGGAAAACATCGGAAGATGTTGCGGAACAATTAAAAAATGGCAGATTCGGTATGGCATACGAGACAGGAAAATATATTAACGAAGCAGTAGAAACCGGTGCTGAAAAAAATATTGGATTAGGCGAAATAATAGGGAAAATGATTAATGGCAAAAAGTTAAAACATTCCAAAGAAAGTATTTTTGCCAATGCTTATAATTTAAAAGTTCCGGCAACGGTTCATGTAGCTATTGGAACGGATATAATTTACCAGCATCCGGAATGTAGCGGGGCAAGCTGGGGAAAGACATCTCATGGCGATTTTATAAAACTTACAGAAGTTATTTCAAAACTTGACGGAGGTGTTGTTTTGAATTTCGGTTCTGCTGTAATACTTCCCGAAGTTTTTCTTAAAGCATTAAACCTTTCCAGGAATCTTGGCTGCAAAGTAAAAAATTTTACAGCTGCAAATTTTGATATGAACTACCAGTATCGTGCAGCAGAAAATATTGTTTCAAGGCCTACCGGTGGCACCGGTTTTTATTTTATCGGACACCATGAAATTATGTTACCCCTTTTATATTATTTTTTAGTGAGAAAATAG
- a CDS encoding sigma-70 family RNA polymerase sigma factor, whose translation MNIEETDIILIKKFLADDNESFAKIYQRYKDMVYNISCKIVGEQEAADVTQETFVTVYRKLGQFDFRASFKTWLYRIVINSCLLVLRKRRKGSVTVNNKNLSSIENAELLSAPDRRDEPEKILADKEFDKVLQDALFSLKEKHRALFTMVAVEKLSYSEASDIFNCSTKAVKSQLCRIRNILKDKLEPYIKG comes from the coding sequence GTGAATATTGAAGAAACAGATATAATCCTTATTAAAAAGTTTTTAGCGGATGATAACGAATCTTTCGCTAAAATTTATCAGAGATATAAAGATATGGTATATAATATTTCTTGCAAAATAGTTGGCGAACAGGAAGCTGCTGATGTAACCCAGGAAACATTTGTTACGGTTTACCGGAAATTAGGGCAGTTTGATTTTAGGGCGAGTTTCAAAACGTGGTTATATAGAATAGTGATAAATTCCTGTCTTTTGGTTTTACGAAAAAGGAGAAAAGGTTCTGTAACAGTAAACAATAAAAATTTGTCTTCCATTGAAAATGCAGAGTTATTATCCGCTCCTGACCGCAGAGATGAACCGGAAAAAATATTAGCTGACAAAGAATTTGACAAAGTATTGCAAGATGCTCTTTTTTCTTTAAAGGAGAAGCACCGGGCATTGTTTACAATGGTAGCAGTAGAAAAACTTTCATATTCCGAAGCATCTGACATTTTTAATTGTTCAACAAAAGCAGTTAAATCCCAGTTGTGCAGAATAAGAAATATATTGAAAGATAAATTAGAACCATATATCAAGGGGTGA
- a CDS encoding STT3 domain-containing protein, translated as MKNKKLVLIILGIFLLAFAVRVIPFISATFYKGKVIFYDPDSYYHMRRIMNMLQNNFNMVKFDYYLNYPEGNVSIWPDGFDKMTAAFVWILSLGKPAKELAERIACYFPPLVGAASIILVWMIGKILFNNTCGILAALFMALQPVHIFYSKLGRVDHHVAETFSTLLMYWFFIKLLKSLELSLITKFSSSRRFYLWSVLTGAGIWFSYTVWTGATIYLGSVLLTMYLSLYTVSGSEILKHLKAYFAVLMSTLIFLLYPCLTSWWGRQGMVSFKALSLFQIYLLIFSITFFLIAFISFKIKIFSKLKNIHLLFGVTIVYCIFIVLCSLFFPEIKNQFIEGLNFLAKRGAYSPEWLEIISENKPLLYVNGKFNLYTVIEMLTWGFFIMPVGLFVFTIVTIKREKDYPVSIFVMIWTVTFGIIAFKVIRYSYNFGACVSLFSAYTFYLLYEELEKRKISLAPFLKPKHISYVVILILLYSNSKLLKNKIVSERPTLSPSEYELLSWIKDNTPVTSFYNNPVKKPEYGIMCLWSWGHFIEYVSERPAAVNPYGQGIEKMIKFYLARNEKEANKIMEENNFRYCITSDPTMVLKWLREMDNHSLVKDSILTPKGYQLNISNEEFSSYLTIRLHLFDGSYSSFLGMGIEELRHYRLLFETAEYIEFPCSGINVRTAREKVFEYVKGACYYGNTTSNTEIKISIPVITNIDREFVYTYKTKSDSMGNFELTFPYSTYGAKHQVRTKENYTVSIGKEKRYIKVSEEDVIKGYIIQKS; from the coding sequence ATGAAAAATAAAAAATTGGTTTTGATAATATTAGGAATATTTTTACTTGCTTTTGCTGTGCGGGTAATTCCATTTATTAGTGCTACTTTTTATAAAGGAAAAGTAATATTTTATGATCCCGATTCCTATTATCACATGCGTAGAATAATGAATATGCTTCAAAACAATTTTAATATGGTTAAATTTGATTATTATCTTAATTATCCTGAAGGTAATGTCAGTATCTGGCCAGATGGTTTTGATAAGATGACTGCCGCTTTTGTTTGGATTTTGAGTTTAGGTAAACCTGCAAAAGAACTTGCTGAAAGAATAGCCTGTTATTTTCCTCCGCTTGTTGGTGCGGCAAGTATTATCCTTGTCTGGATGATAGGAAAAATACTTTTCAATAATACCTGCGGGATATTAGCTGCTTTATTTATGGCATTACAACCGGTTCATATTTTTTATAGCAAGTTAGGAAGAGTCGATCACCATGTTGCCGAAACATTTTCTACTCTTTTGATGTATTGGTTTTTTATTAAACTTCTCAAATCTCTTGAATTATCATTAATTACAAAATTCTCATCATCCCGCCGGTTCTATCTCTGGTCGGTTCTTACGGGTGCCGGTATCTGGTTTTCTTACACGGTTTGGACAGGAGCAACAATATACTTGGGATCGGTACTTTTGACAATGTATTTATCACTTTACACAGTGTCAGGAAGCGAAATTCTTAAACATTTGAAAGCGTATTTTGCGGTTCTTATGTCGACACTGATTTTTCTGCTTTATCCCTGCCTTACTTCCTGGTGGGGGAGACAGGGAATGGTCAGTTTTAAAGCACTTTCGTTGTTCCAGATTTATTTATTAATATTTTCAATTACCTTCTTTTTAATTGCATTCATAAGTTTTAAAATTAAGATTTTCTCAAAATTGAAAAATATCCATTTGTTGTTTGGTGTGACTATAGTTTACTGCATATTTATTGTTTTATGTTCCCTATTCTTTCCTGAAATAAAGAATCAATTTATCGAAGGATTAAATTTTCTTGCCAAAAGAGGTGCTTATTCGCCGGAATGGCTTGAAATTATTTCCGAAAATAAACCACTTCTGTATGTTAATGGCAAATTTAATCTTTACACTGTAATTGAAATGCTTACTTGGGGATTTTTCATTATGCCGGTAGGACTGTTTGTTTTTACTATTGTGACAATTAAAAGAGAAAAGGATTATCCTGTTAGTATTTTTGTTATGATTTGGACAGTAACGTTTGGAATTATAGCTTTTAAAGTAATCCGGTATTCATATAATTTCGGTGCCTGTGTTTCTTTGTTTTCGGCATATACATTTTACCTTCTTTATGAAGAATTGGAAAAAAGAAAAATAAGTTTAGCCCCATTTCTCAAACCCAAACATATATCTTATGTTGTAATTCTTATTTTGCTTTATAGCAACTCAAAATTGCTGAAAAATAAAATTGTGTCTGAAAGACCAACGCTTTCTCCAAGTGAATATGAGCTTCTTAGCTGGATAAAAGATAATACTCCGGTAACTTCGTTCTATAATAACCCGGTAAAAAAACCGGAATATGGTATTATGTGTCTCTGGTCATGGGGTCATTTTATAGAATATGTTTCAGAGAGACCGGCTGCGGTAAATCCCTACGGTCAGGGTATTGAAAAAATGATAAAATTTTATCTTGCCCGGAACGAAAAAGAAGCAAATAAAATTATGGAAGAAAACAACTTTCGTTACTGCATAACTTCCGATCCGACAATGGTGCTTAAATGGTTGAGAGAAATGGATAATCACTCTTTGGTAAAGGATAGTATTCTTACTCCCAAGGGATATCAATTAAATATTTCTAATGAGGAATTTTCATCTTATTTAACTATAAGGCTTCATTTGTTTGATGGGTCTTATAGTAGTTTTCTTGGTATGGGAATTGAAGAATTAAGACATTATCGGCTTCTTTTTGAAACAGCGGAATATATAGAGTTTCCATGTTCCGGTATCAATGTTAGAACCGCCAGGGAGAAAGTCTTTGAATATGTTAAAGGGGCTTGTTATTATGGTAATACAACTTCAAATACAGAAATTAAAATCAGTATTCCTGTAATTACCAATATTGATAGAGAATTCGTTTATACATATAAAACTAAAAGTGACAGCATGGGTAATTTTGAACTAACATTTCCTTATTCAACATATGGTGCTAAACATCAGGTTAGGACGAAAGAAAATTACACGGTATCCATAGGCAAAGAAAAGCGGTATATTAAAGTCAGCGAAGAAGATGTAATAAAAGGGTATATTATTCAGAAATCGTAG
- a CDS encoding PilZ domain-containing protein, translating into MEDIIEKRKYPRAPIDTEIFVEGTNNQTRQRGKGVICLYASDISVGGIFLESSVSFDVGSEIYLRFKLPNAERPIRLIGKIIRQQISNDNFVEGIGIEFNRISFEDKKIIEEYVKSI; encoded by the coding sequence ATGGAAGATATTATAGAAAAAAGGAAATACCCCAGAGCTCCGATTGATACGGAGATTTTTGTTGAGGGAACTAATAATCAAACCAGGCAGAGAGGTAAAGGAGTTATATGTCTCTATGCCAGCGATATTAGTGTCGGTGGTATTTTTTTAGAATCATCAGTTTCATTTGATGTAGGCTCTGAGATTTATCTAAGATTTAAACTGCCTAACGCAGAAAGACCGATACGTTTAATAGGAAAAATAATTAGACAGCAGATTAGCAATGATAACTTTGTGGAAGGCATAGGTATTGAGTTTAATAGGATTAGTTTTGAAGACAAAAAAATAATTGAAGAGTATGTCAAAAGTATTTAA
- a CDS encoding Gfo/Idh/MocA family oxidoreductase produces MSKQINVGLIGAGWPAWQHIKGYQKIEGVKVLALCDLNEELLDKIANEYNIPKKFTKLEEMLALDELDAVSVCTPNFLHVPQIIKVLESGKHVICEKPLSINAEEAEKIAGPLAKSKKIFMIAQVCRFGSEAQYLKKLIDKNELGKIYYAKVKLLRRHGIPGIGSWFTTKKCSGGGSLIDIGVHAIDLAWWEMGCPEPVEVFGATYDEFGSKGLRDSGFGQSKRKGTTFDVEDLAVGLIKFKNGATLSLEISWALNISENTQNISVLCGTEGGAEFSPLKLIKYIEGSPSVIVPEIREDSKFDEQAKHFIDCIRNNKKPIVSLEQGITMLKMFDGLYKSAETNKSVAIKFG; encoded by the coding sequence ATGTCAAAGCAAATTAATGTGGGATTAATCGGGGCAGGCTGGCCGGCATGGCAGCACATAAAAGGTTATCAAAAAATAGAAGGAGTAAAGGTATTGGCATTATGTGATCTTAATGAAGAATTATTGGACAAAATCGCTAATGAATATAACATACCCAAAAAATTTACAAAATTAGAAGAGATGCTTGCACTTGATGAACTTGATGCGGTAAGTGTATGCACGCCGAACTTTTTACATGTGCCGCAGATAATAAAGGTACTTGAGTCAGGCAAACATGTAATATGCGAAAAACCGCTAAGTATAAATGCAGAAGAGGCGGAAAAAATTGCAGGTCCTTTGGCAAAAAGCAAAAAAATATTCATGATTGCACAAGTGTGCAGATTTGGAAGTGAAGCTCAATATTTAAAGAAATTAATAGATAAAAATGAGCTTGGCAAAATATATTATGCCAAGGTAAAACTGCTAAGAAGGCATGGAATACCCGGCATAGGCAGTTGGTTTACAACTAAGAAATGTTCAGGTGGGGGTTCTCTTATTGATATTGGTGTTCATGCGATAGATCTTGCCTGGTGGGAAATGGGTTGTCCTGAACCGGTAGAAGTTTTTGGTGCAACATATGATGAGTTTGGTTCAAAAGGATTAAGAGATTCGGGTTTTGGGCAATCCAAAAGAAAGGGTACAACTTTTGATGTAGAAGATTTAGCTGTTGGACTGATAAAATTTAAAAACGGAGCTACATTATCTTTAGAAATAAGCTGGGCATTAAATATCAGTGAAAATACTCAAAACATTTCAGTTTTGTGTGGTACTGAAGGCGGTGCTGAATTCTCGCCATTGAAGTTAATCAAATATATTGAAGGTAGCCCGTCAGTTATTGTGCCGGAAATAAGAGAAGACAGCAAGTTTGATGAACAAGCTAAACATTTTATTGATTGTATCCGAAACAATAAAAAACCCATAGTTTCTTTAGAGCAGGGTATAACAATGTTGAAAATGTTTGACGGACTTTATAAATCTGCAGAGACAAATAAATCTGTTGCAATAAAATTTGGCTAA
- a CDS encoding zf-HC2 domain-containing protein, with protein sequence MKCNHYKELISGYIDYELNKEKKEELENHLKECDSCKSGYDLLNNLQNKLELLHKKEAPEYIWAKIQEKIKEQEKSRKFTFQLPILRLPDFKIYKLVLIRVPILLIVAGLFFYLGTKFKYKKQSYMSVSAGSIAYTPEMSANLIKAMLVSEKTEDFSTIEQQQALRQIMIQLCEFNKLIINKRNIPKKKGENNKL encoded by the coding sequence ATGAAATGTAATCATTATAAAGAATTAATTTCAGGCTACATTGATTACGAATTAAATAAAGAAAAAAAAGAAGAATTAGAAAATCACTTAAAAGAATGTGATTCCTGCAAGAGCGGATATGATTTATTAAACAATTTACAAAATAAACTGGAGTTACTACACAAAAAAGAAGCTCCTGAATATATATGGGCAAAAATACAGGAGAAAATAAAAGAACAAGAAAAATCCAGGAAATTCACATTTCAATTGCCGATATTAAGATTACCGGATTTTAAAATTTATAAACTTGTTTTGATAAGGGTGCCTATTTTATTAATCGTTGCCGGTTTGTTCTTTTATCTGGGGACCAAATTCAAGTATAAAAAACAATCTTATATGTCAGTATCAGCCGGTTCCATTGCTTATACCCCGGAAATGTCTGCAAATTTAATAAAAGCAATGTTAGTTTCTGAAAAAACAGAAGACTTTTCAACTATTGAACAACAACAGGCATTAAGACAAATAATGATACAATTATGTGAATTTAATAAATTAATTATAAATAAAAGAAATATACCTAAGAAAAAGGGGGAGAATAATAAATTATGA
- a CDS encoding PilZ domain-containing protein has protein sequence MDDVKEKRKYIRVPIYIEIYIEESNYKNRQTGKRDICFYTSDISVGGISLASPVTFDVGSEISTRFKLPNAEKPIHLVGKIVRQQFNGDNYVEGIGVEFNGVGFEDKKLIEEYVKIVEDYVVQI, from the coding sequence ATGGATGATGTTAAAGAAAAAAGAAAATACATTAGAGTACCGATTTATATAGAGATTTATATTGAAGAAAGTAACTATAAAAACAGACAAACAGGTAAAAGAGATATATGTTTTTATACCAGCGATATTAGTGTCGGGGGAATATCATTAGCATCACCGGTTACATTTGATGTAGGTTCTGAAATAAGCACTCGTTTCAAACTACCTAATGCTGAAAAACCAATACATCTGGTAGGAAAGATAGTTAGACAACAATTTAATGGGGATAACTATGTAGAAGGTATAGGGGTTGAATTTAATGGGGTTGGTTTTGAAGATAAAAAATTGATTGAGGAGTATGTTAAAATAGTTGAGGATTATGTTGTTCAAATATGA
- a CDS encoding Ig-like domain-containing protein — protein MAVMYVLFILLASIFNTTQIMAATVPPAKIAYFITGYPTSKSITLVWRAPINDGYSGSATKYDIRYSVSAITTESAWGTATQVTSEPNPKPAGSVETFIVTGLSPSTQYYFAIKSGDEASNWSGLSNSPSNTTLALTDTTPPAAITDLATSNATAKSIKLKWSAPLDVGPAGMPSRYIPYDIRYYTSPITDINWDSATQVTGTPTPKEPSSQEEFVVAGLSPSTIYYFAVKTADDVPNWSALSNIPSGTTPALTDSVPPAAINDLAISNTTPASITLTWTAPGSNGNTGRVSKYEMRYRSLPIVTESDWNLATPIEMNKFENSDGWAGANQSCVALGVSPNSQYYFAIKTADNVPNWSGISNSPGIKTPTPATPPNNNLLFHEGAVFPNTNLAPMNPPYIISWFAGGGEQLHETSIVSAYIYIDKSWHDTMVRKRKLPIPFTYAVRVATYTITSIWYLETEEKMYANYLKIAREGYYGLDIDEWAPWDSDTRAQKSINALRRVRQQYPNFFVMAAYYGGSMDDVISGGADAVDLYTAEMYIYRGFRPYNSYIKDFIDWIKLYGLEGKNIGILSGRDDYNGLPPDIDLWIKYLRAASPQMAGLGLEIFKLYDSPTEDRAKYDKVMYDNFFKPSPTVSITAPTYGEVVRGTAKIAASATKNPETNSSVISYRYFIDTKLVKISQTPEYFWDTTEYTKGEHTITVHAVADDYLVGVNQIIVSVVRLIGLKEKDVYAYPNPSKINKITIRYSVPNPNHTTKIRIYNLAGELVKLVKDDEITRTPPKYEFIWNTKNIASGIYFYILDLRELDTNEKVTVKKKLAIIK, from the coding sequence ATGGCGGTTATGTATGTGTTGTTTATCTTACTCGCAAGTATTTTTAATACTACTCAAATCATGGCTGCTACAGTCCCGCCTGCCAAAATAGCATATTTTATCACCGGATACCCGACATCCAAGTCAATTACACTAGTATGGCGCGCTCCTATTAATGACGGTTACTCCGGTTCGGCAACTAAATATGATATAAGATATTCAGTTTCCGCAATAACTACTGAATCTGCCTGGGGTACAGCAACACAGGTAACAAGTGAACCAAATCCAAAACCTGCCGGTTCAGTAGAAACGTTTATTGTAACCGGACTTTCACCTTCAACACAATACTACTTTGCAATAAAATCAGGAGATGAGGCGTCTAACTGGTCTGGACTGTCAAATTCGCCGAGCAACACTACGCTTGCTCTTACAGACACAACACCACCGGCGGCAATAACCGATTTGGCAACAAGTAACGCTACAGCAAAATCAATTAAACTTAAATGGTCTGCTCCGCTTGATGTGGGTCCCGCAGGTATGCCGTCAAGATATATACCATATGACATAAGATATTATACTTCACCGATAACAGATATTAATTGGGATTCGGCGACACAAGTCACAGGTACACCGACACCTAAAGAGCCATCCAGTCAGGAAGAATTTGTTGTTGCCGGGCTTTCACCTTCTACGATATATTACTTTGCAGTAAAAACTGCAGATGATGTGCCTAATTGGTCAGCATTATCAAATATACCTAGCGGAACGACTCCTGCTTTAACAGATTCAGTACCTCCGGCTGCGATAAATGATCTTGCTATAAGCAATACAACACCTGCCTCAATCACGCTTACATGGACTGCCCCAGGTAGTAACGGCAATACGGGCAGAGTTTCAAAATATGAAATGAGATATCGTTCTTTGCCGATAGTAACGGAGTCAGACTGGAACTTAGCCACTCCGATTGAAATGAACAAGTTTGAAAACTCGGACGGATGGGCCGGGGCAAACCAATCATGTGTAGCACTTGGGGTTTCTCCTAACAGCCAATATTATTTTGCAATAAAGACAGCAGATAATGTTCCGAACTGGTCAGGAATATCAAATTCACCGGGTATTAAAACCCCAACTCCTGCGACACCACCAAATAATAATCTGCTTTTTCATGAAGGTGCAGTATTCCCAAATACCAATCTTGCGCCTATGAATCCTCCATATATCATTTCATGGTTTGCCGGTGGTGGCGAGCAACTTCATGAAACCTCAATTGTTTCTGCTTACATATATATTGACAAGTCATGGCACGATACTATGGTAAGGAAAAGAAAATTACCGATACCGTTTACTTACGCTGTCAGGGTTGCTACATATACAATCACTAGCATTTGGTATCTTGAGACTGAAGAAAAAATGTACGCAAATTATCTGAAGATTGCAAGGGAAGGATATTATGGATTAGATATTGATGAATGGGCTCCATGGGACAGTGATACACGGGCTCAAAAATCTATTAATGCCCTCAGAAGAGTAAGACAACAATACCCGAATTTTTTTGTTATGGCTGCTTATTATGGCGGTAGTATGGATGATGTAATTTCAGGCGGAGCTGATGCGGTGGACCTTTATACGGCAGAGATGTACATTTATCGTGGGTTCAGACCATATAACTCATATATAAAGGATTTTATTGACTGGATAAAACTCTACGGGCTTGAAGGGAAGAATATAGGTATTCTTAGCGGCAGAGATGACTATAACGGTCTACCGCCCGACATTGATTTATGGATAAAATACCTGCGAGCAGCATCGCCTCAGATGGCCGGGCTTGGTTTGGAAATATTTAAACTCTACGATTCACCTACAGAAGATAGAGCGAAGTATGATAAGGTGATGTACGACAACTTCTTCAAACCATCACCGACTGTTTCCATAACTGCACCAACATATGGAGAAGTTGTGAGAGGAACAGCAAAAATTGCAGCAAGCGCCACTAAGAATCCCGAGACAAACAGCTCTGTTATATCATATCGCTATTTTATAGACACCAAACTTGTTAAGATATCACAAACCCCTGAATACTTTTGGGACACCACCGAATATACAAAAGGCGAACATACAATAACGGTCCATGCTGTAGCAGACGACTATCTTGTCGGAGTAAACCAGATAATTGTATCAGTAGTAAGACTTATAGGACTTAAAGAGAAAGATGTTTATGCATATCCAAATCCAAGCAAAATTAATAAGATAACAATAAGATATTCAGTCCCGAATCCCAATCATACCACAAAAATTAGGATTTATAATCTTGCAGGTGAATTAGTCAAGTTGGTAAAAGATGACGAAATAACCAGGACCCCGCCAAAATATGAGTTTATCTGGAATACTAAAAATATAGCAAGCGGGATATATTTTTATATACTTGACCTTAGAGAACTTGATACAAATGAAAAAGTAACAGTTAAAAAGAAATTAGCAATAATTAAGTAG
- a CDS encoding DUF3108 domain-containing protein, with product MRRNGLLNKVKLFFLLSWIIVNQGSLQQFAFAETKKLPNAEKLVFDVYWKFIKVGYGTLEIKGIEDYNGRKAYHIYSEAKSAPFFDTFCKVRDTNESRIDVENFYSLVFEQNINEGKHKFNRRTEYDQQKHLAVNNKGESFSIPENVLDVLGAFYWVRLQELKQSEILTANVNSRKKNYKMVIKICDKKTVKVNGKKYKTIVVKPNLQDAGIFRQKGEIKIWLTDDEKHIPVKMKSEISVGSIVAELREMPVDTH from the coding sequence ATGCGGCGGAATGGATTATTAAACAAAGTTAAATTATTTTTTCTACTTTCCTGGATTATTGTTAATCAGGGAAGTTTGCAGCAATTTGCATTTGCAGAAACAAAAAAGCTTCCAAATGCTGAAAAACTTGTTTTTGATGTTTATTGGAAATTCATAAAAGTTGGTTATGGGACTCTTGAAATAAAAGGTATAGAAGATTATAATGGTAGAAAAGCATACCATATTTACTCGGAAGCGAAATCTGCACCATTTTTTGATACTTTCTGTAAAGTTCGTGATACAAATGAATCACGGATTGATGTTGAAAATTTTTACTCACTTGTTTTTGAACAGAATATAAATGAAGGCAAACATAAGTTCAATAGAAGAACAGAATACGACCAGCAGAAACATTTAGCAGTAAACAACAAAGGTGAAAGTTTTAGTATTCCGGAAAACGTTTTAGATGTTTTAGGTGCGTTTTACTGGGTTAGGCTTCAAGAATTAAAACAAAGTGAGATTTTAACGGCGAATGTAAACTCTCGCAAGAAAAATTATAAAATGGTAATAAAGATATGTGATAAAAAAACTGTAAAAGTTAACGGTAAAAAATATAAAACAATTGTGGTGAAGCCGAACCTTCAGGATGCCGGGATTTTCAGGCAAAAGGGAGAAATAAAAATATGGCTCACTGATGATGAAAAACACATACCCGTTAAGATGAAATCTGAAATTTCTGTTGGTTCAATTGTCGCAGAATTAAGGGAAATGCCGGTGGATACACACTAA